One part of the Clarias gariepinus isolate MV-2021 ecotype Netherlands chromosome 24, CGAR_prim_01v2, whole genome shotgun sequence genome encodes these proteins:
- the si:ch211-284e13.5 gene encoding zinc finger protein 554 isoform X2 — MAHNPETLPSDAGLVAELSVSFHEELSASIQSAFGVAGELAVAEVSKLVGKAFRDVRDQLHKTLLANRNLQARLSLTQTELRAARRRAPDTRDIAVGTSECFKRTHRDAVCQIGQDVKPDLTRGQDLLQIREGAGLSFNTPDLIVTDIKEDHHAVQEDASRAERACIGTALVPEASAAHIKGCMSFESGLTAKLEEADECAHPDTKSNTEQEIILDSLSVAQSKLLEVWRPEPLPLQSCQSNSYGSSGSSALANTSLFQEDLPGMDFLSSASSGQPDTCHIQLSQRDASSLTNPAPNSLFLSHTSGQGHASDQPFPTPEDVHRYRGLLQPKPASHQQRSTRRSLYPPGRSPFRCSQCGRDFNRLEHLKIHQRIHTGEKPYACSECTARFRHSWALTRHLRIHTGEKPYLCTQCGKSFRNCGGLRFHQRTHARQSGLTNNRPNLEDYGRT, encoded by the exons TCCAGAGCGCCTTCGGTGTCGCCGGAGAGCTGGCGGTGGCCGAGGTCTCCAAACTGGTCGGGAAAGCGTTCCGCGATGTGCGCGATCAGCTGCACAAAACCCTGCTGGCGAACCGGAACCTCCAGGCGAGACTCAGCCTGACGCAGACGGAGCTTCGCGCTGCGCGGAGACGCGCGCCGGACACGCGCGATATCGCCGTCGGCACGAGCGAGTGTTTTAAACGGACGCACAGGGACGCGGTGTGTCAGATCGGACAGGACGTTAAACCTGATCTAACACGAGGACAGGATTTACTCCAGATCCGGGAGGGTGCAGGCCTGAGCTTTAACACTCCTGATCTTATAGTAACAG ACATAAAAGAGGATCATCATGCTGTACAGGAAGACGCTTCACGTGCTGAGCGGGCGTGCATTGGGACGGCATTGGTACCCGAAGCGTCAGCGGCCCACATAAAGGGCTGTATGTCCTTCGAGTCTGGTCTTACAGCAAAGTTGGAGGAGGCTGATGAGTGTGCTCATCCGGACACCAAGTCCAACACCGAGCAGGAGATTATCTTAGACTCCCTCTCAGTGGCTCAGTCCAAGTTATTGGAGGTGTGGAGACCTGAACCACTGCCTCTTCAGAGCTGTCAATCAAACTCCTATGGTTCCTCTGGCAGCTCCGCTCTGG CCAACACCTCTCTCTTCCAAGAAGATCTACCAGGCATGGACTTCCTGTCTTCAGCGTCCTCCGGCCAGCCAGACACCTGCCATATACAGCTTTCCCAGAGAGATGCTTCCTCCCTAACTAACCCCGCCCCTAATTCACTTTTCCTCAGTCACACCTCTGGACAAGGGCACGCCTCAGACCAGCCCTTTCCTACGCCGGAGGACGTGCACAGGTATCGCGGCCTCCTGCAGCCCAAACCAGCCAGCCATCAGCAGAGGAGTACCAGACGCAGCCTGTACCCGCCCGGACGAAGTCCGTTCCGCTGTTCTCAGTGCGGCCGAGACTTTAACCGCTTGGAGCACCTGAAGATCCATCAGAGGATCCATACTGGCGAGAAGCCGTACGCTTGCAGCGAGTGCACTGCACGGTTCAGACACTCATGGGCGCTCACACGCCACTTGCGCATCCACACGGGCGAGAAGCCGTATTTGTGCACGCAATGTGGGAAAAGCTTCCGGAACTGCGGCGGGCTGCGCTTCCATCAGAGGACACACGCGCGGCAAAGCGGCCTGACAAACAACAGACCCAATTTAGAGGATTACGGGAGGACGTGA
- the LOC128512252 gene encoding uncharacterized protein LOC128512252 isoform X2 → MPRARKVKTASVSLRTRRSRGTKRSSEGKDIESTGIGGAASSRADDPPKQDNSTSLQTTVKDMSTQRLTLPLSMTLPKDPDYSRMAIMKSTPPPPMPLPKEPDYSRMCPTCSSPLKSAVVPAGRPTSLLQCPRCSTTPLCELCLHPCPDGTCTNQSCQVVSLLLTCDRVTKSTSKVYGCPVFRACPKCHNVMMHEKGCKYVSCAQCRHRYCFICLRMTEECKKDKDMYWSLTCSAPRAARQRFQT, encoded by the exons ATGCCGCGAGCGAGAAAGGTGAAGACAGCGAGTGTCAGTCTGAGGACGAGGCGCTCGAGAGGAACAAAACGGAGCTCTGAGGGAAAAGACATAGAGAGCACTGGGATAGGAGGAGCAG CTTCATCACGAGCAGATGATCCACCCAAGCAAGACAATTCCACATCACTGCAG ACGACGGTGAAGGACATGTCTACACAGAGGCTGACGCTACCATTGTCAATGACACTGCCTAAGGATCCAGATTACAGCAGAATG GCGATAATGAAGTCTACACCTCCACCACCGATGCCACTGCCCAAGGAACCAGATTACAGCAGAATG TGTCCAACATGTTCCTCCCCCCTGAAGTCTGCAGTGGTTCCAGCAGGACGTCCCACTTCATTACTGCAGTGCCCACGCTGCTCTACCACACCACTGTGTGAGCTCTGTCTCCACCCTTGTCCTGACGGCACCTGCACCAACCAGTCGTGCCAGGTCGTCTCACTGTTGCTGACTTGTGACAGAGTCACGAAATCCACCAGCAAAGTGTACGGTTGTCCTGTTTTCCGAGCCTGCCCCAAATGTCACAACGTAATGATGCACGAGAAGGGGTGTAAGTATGTGAGTTGTGCACAGTGCAGGCATAGATACTGTTTTATCTGTCTAAGGATGACAGAGGAGTGCAAAAAGGACAAAGACATGTACTGGTCCCTAACCTGCTCCGCACCCAGAGCAGCGCGGCAGAGATTTCAAACCTGA
- the si:ch211-284e13.6 gene encoding uncharacterized protein si:ch211-284e13.6 translates to MDNQRYLPHAGVSNSKLSTSAIQPERNSETRQVRREPGASVITTRVKKEEHSDVPCKVPRFQYVDFPSLHQCIKQLSVPPLEGWLASCPLRKVPAHRPSSPKDKVPKFKYVDYPSLYHCIQQLSVPPLEIWSSKLTNPSPGGLQADTVGGRYPSQVFGERRKNEEFQENRAEQKIKQKKGNGSTVHITISEPAVQQHVKNTQPNTASEKEEKSQGGFNTHQKHSGFSLDCVSRSESGFRPELDKATERNEISLRPSVISLVRTERQRHRMESEEPPQRWKSPAPKAQIEEPIDLKMVCPIDQQIVTDPEEHQTCRNKDTKEPH, encoded by the exons ATGGACAACCAGCGGTATCTCCCTCATGCTGGGGTTAGCAATTCCAAACTCTCCACCTCAGCCATCCAGCCGGAGCGCAACAGTGAGACCAGACAGGTCAGAAGAGAACCAGGTGCCTCAGTGATTACTACAAGAGTCAAAAAGGAAGAGCACTCAGATGTTCCCTGCAAGGTGCCTCGCTTCCAGTATGTTGACTTTCCCTCACTACACCAGTGCATCAAGCAGCTATCTGTTCCACCACTGGAGGGCTGGCTAGCCTCGTGCCCGCTCAGAAAGGTACCAGCACACCGCCCCAGCAGCCCTAAGGACAAGGTGCCAAAGTTTAAATACGTAGACTATCCATCCCTCTACCACTGCATCCAGCAGCTATCCGTGCCTCCACTGGAGATTTGGAGCTCAAAACTTACAAACCCCAGCCCTGGTGGCTTACAGGCAGACACAGTAGGAGGGCGTTATCCATCTCAGGTGTTtggagaaagaaggaaaaatgaAGAGTTTCAGGAAAATAGAGCAGAGCAGAAAATTAAGCAAAAGAAGGGGAATGGGAGCACAGTCCATATCACGATTTCAGAGCCAGCAGTCCAGCAGCATGTGAAGAATACACAGCCAAACACGGCCTCAGAGAAGGAAGAGAAATCCCAAGGAGGGTTCAACACGCACCAAAAGCATTCTGGTTTCAGCTTAGATTGTGTTTCTAGATCTGAATCAGGTTTTAGGCCAGAACTTGACAAAGCAACAGAAAGGAACGAGATAAGTCTCAGGCCATCGGTTATCAGCCTGGTCcgtacagagagacagaggcacAGAATGGAATCAGAGGAGCCACCACAGAGGTGGAAATCTCCAGCTCCCAAAGCACAGATAGAGGAGCCAATAGATCTAAAGATGGTCTGTCCCATTGACCAGCAAATAGTTACAGATCCAGAGGAGCACCAAACTTGCAGAAacaaagacacaaag GAACCACACTGA
- the LOC128512252 gene encoding uncharacterized protein LOC128512252 isoform X1: protein MGGAASSRADDPPKQDNPTSLQTMVKDMSTQRLTLPLSMTLPMEQDYSRMIRVMSSYFLPLPLPLTNEADYSRMAIMMSTPPPPMPLPKEPDYSRMVMSAPPLPRPLPKETDCSKKCPTCSSPLKPAVVPAGHPTSLLQCPRCSTTPLCELCLYPCPDATCTNQSCQVVSLLLTCDRVTKRDSNVYGCPVFRSCPKCYNVIMHQGGCKYVYCERCRYRYCFICLRMTEECKKDGNFYSLFCSAPRAARQRFRT, encoded by the exons ATGGGAGGAGCAG CTTCATCACGAGCAGATGATCCGCCCAAGCAAGACAATCCCACATCACTGCAG ACGATGGTGAAGGACATGTCTACACAGAGGCTGACACTACCATTGTCAATGACACTGCCTATGGAACAAGATTACAGCAGAATg ATAAGGGTGATGTCTTCCTATTTCTTGCCCCTGCCACTACCCCTGACTAATGAAGCAGATTACAGCAGAATG GCAATAATGATGTCTACACCTCCACCTCCAATGCCACTGCCCAAGGAACCAGATTACAGCAGAATG GTGATGTCTGCACCACCACTGCCAAGACCACTGCCCAAGGAGACAGATTGCAGCAAAAAG TGTCCAACATGTTCCTCCCCCCTGAAGCCTGCAGTGGTTCCAGCAGGACATCCCACTTCATTACTGCAGTGCCCACGCTGCTCTACCACACCACTGTGTGAGCTCTGTCTCTACCCTTGTCCTGACGCCACCTGTACCAACCAGTCGTGCCAGGTCGTCTCACTGTTGCTGACTTGTGACAGAGTCACCAAACGAGACAGCAACGTGTACGGCTGTCCTGTTTTCCGATCCTGCCCCAAATGCTACAATGTAATAATGCACCAGGGggggtgtaaatatgtatattgtGAACGGTGCAGGTATCGCTACTGTTTTATCTGCCTAAGAATGACAGAAGAGTGCAAAAAGGATGGAAACTTCTATTCCCTGTTTTGTTCTGCACCCAGAGCCGCACGGCAGAGATTTCGAACCTGA
- the si:ch211-284e13.5 gene encoding zinc finger protein 554 isoform X1, which yields MAHNPETLPSDAGLVAELSVSFHEELSASIQSAFGVAGELAVAEVSKLVGKAFRDVRDQLHKTLLANRNLQARLSLTQTELRAARRRAPDTRDIAVGTSECFKRTHRDAVCQIGQDVKPDLTRGQDLLQIREGAGLSFNTPDLIVTDIKEDHHAVQEDASRAERACIGTALVPEASAAHIKGCMSFESGLTAKLEEADECAHPDTKSNTEQEIILDSLSVAQSKLLEVWRPEPLPLQSCQSNSYGSSGSSALAANTSLFQEDLPGMDFLSSASSGQPDTCHIQLSQRDASSLTNPAPNSLFLSHTSGQGHASDQPFPTPEDVHRYRGLLQPKPASHQQRSTRRSLYPPGRSPFRCSQCGRDFNRLEHLKIHQRIHTGEKPYACSECTARFRHSWALTRHLRIHTGEKPYLCTQCGKSFRNCGGLRFHQRTHARQSGLTNNRPNLEDYGRT from the exons TCCAGAGCGCCTTCGGTGTCGCCGGAGAGCTGGCGGTGGCCGAGGTCTCCAAACTGGTCGGGAAAGCGTTCCGCGATGTGCGCGATCAGCTGCACAAAACCCTGCTGGCGAACCGGAACCTCCAGGCGAGACTCAGCCTGACGCAGACGGAGCTTCGCGCTGCGCGGAGACGCGCGCCGGACACGCGCGATATCGCCGTCGGCACGAGCGAGTGTTTTAAACGGACGCACAGGGACGCGGTGTGTCAGATCGGACAGGACGTTAAACCTGATCTAACACGAGGACAGGATTTACTCCAGATCCGGGAGGGTGCAGGCCTGAGCTTTAACACTCCTGATCTTATAGTAACAG ACATAAAAGAGGATCATCATGCTGTACAGGAAGACGCTTCACGTGCTGAGCGGGCGTGCATTGGGACGGCATTGGTACCCGAAGCGTCAGCGGCCCACATAAAGGGCTGTATGTCCTTCGAGTCTGGTCTTACAGCAAAGTTGGAGGAGGCTGATGAGTGTGCTCATCCGGACACCAAGTCCAACACCGAGCAGGAGATTATCTTAGACTCCCTCTCAGTGGCTCAGTCCAAGTTATTGGAGGTGTGGAGACCTGAACCACTGCCTCTTCAGAGCTGTCAATCAAACTCCTATGGTTCCTCTGGCAGCTCCGCTCTGG CAGCCAACACCTCTCTCTTCCAAGAAGATCTACCAGGCATGGACTTCCTGTCTTCAGCGTCCTCCGGCCAGCCAGACACCTGCCATATACAGCTTTCCCAGAGAGATGCTTCCTCCCTAACTAACCCCGCCCCTAATTCACTTTTCCTCAGTCACACCTCTGGACAAGGGCACGCCTCAGACCAGCCCTTTCCTACGCCGGAGGACGTGCACAGGTATCGCGGCCTCCTGCAGCCCAAACCAGCCAGCCATCAGCAGAGGAGTACCAGACGCAGCCTGTACCCGCCCGGACGAAGTCCGTTCCGCTGTTCTCAGTGCGGCCGAGACTTTAACCGCTTGGAGCACCTGAAGATCCATCAGAGGATCCATACTGGCGAGAAGCCGTACGCTTGCAGCGAGTGCACTGCACGGTTCAGACACTCATGGGCGCTCACACGCCACTTGCGCATCCACACGGGCGAGAAGCCGTATTTGTGCACGCAATGTGGGAAAAGCTTCCGGAACTGCGGCGGGCTGCGCTTCCATCAGAGGACACACGCGCGGCAAAGCGGCCTGACAAACAACAGACCCAATTTAGAGGATTACGGGAGGACGTGA